TCATAGCTATATTTTGTCTGGGCCCCCGTGAGAGTGGATATCCCGACGAAGAGCGGCTGCATGGCCGTTATCTCATCCGCCGCGGTGCCTATATCCTCTTTAAAAATGTTAAAGAGGCGCACGTCATACCCGGATTTTTTAAGCGTGCTTCCGAGATAGATGAGCCCGAGCGGGTGTATGACCACGTCCGACTCGATACGCACGAGGGCCACGATCTTATTATTTTTAATTTTCTTCTCCATGATCCTACGCTCCGATACGGATGCCTTTATTGTCGGGACAGACCTTGCAGGGATCCGGGATCCGGCAATTATCCTTAGACAGGAAGGCCCTCCGCATATCTTTAAAGAAAGCGTTGTTCCAGACATTTTCGTCTTTGTAGCTGCCATGCCCGGACATATTGAGCAGCATCATCGAACAGCTGGAGACGTTGCCGTCCCCGTCGAACCTTATCTGGGAAAAATGCGTTTCGCAGTTATTTTCGCTCATATTCCTATCGACCAATAGCGGCGGAGTAAGCTTCCTCCTGATGGCGGCAGGATAGGACGCGAATATGGCTCTCATCTCGTCGATAACCTTCTTATCGGCCATAAGGGACCTCTCCTCGGCCCTGAGGCCGTCATAAGGGGCCGACAGGAAGTTGCAGAAGAAAGAGTGGTCGGCGCCCAGCGCAATACTGACATCCACCATATAGGGAATGAATTTGTAGTTATGCCTATCGATTATATATGACAACTTTACCTTCACACTTGAAGACCTCCGCCTCTTCTCTTCGACCAGCATCCTGACGGAGTCGTAAATCTCCTGATAGGTTTCCGGGCCCATGCCGGTCATACGGCTGAACTCTTCCGAATTGTGCCCGTTTATGCTTATAGTGATGCCGTCCAGGGCCGAATTCAATATATTATCGATATTCTTCCGGATCATCGTGCCGTTGGAGAAGGTCTTTACGGTCATCTTCTTGAGCGCCGCGTAATCGACCATCTTGAAAAAATCCTTGTTCAGAAGCGGCTCGCCGGAACCTATTATATGCACCGTCGCAGCGTTCTTGAATCGGTTTATGATCTCCTTGAACCTTGCCAGGTCCATATCCTTTATGGACTGCTGGGCGTGGGCGTAGTCGCCGGGGACGCGCCCCGAATGCGTCGGACACATGTCACAGGAGAGCGTGCAACGGCCGGTCGCCACTATGGAGATGGTGACGGGATCGTAATGCAGCATCTCCTTCTTCCCTGAAAGAAGGTACCGTAAGTAATTGCTCTTTTGGGCCAGGGTATGAGGGGCCAGGACCATGTTGATCATATCTCTTGCGATACTCATATCACACCGCGCTTCTTATCTTCTCGGCCGCCATCCGGTTCTTTAACCGTTTCCGCAGGTTTGAGATGAATTTATTGTTAACGATATGCTCATAGACTATGCCGCTGGCGTATATGCGCGCCAGGGCCGAGGCCGTGCGGGGCCCGAGCCCCATATCCCGGAATTTCCGGTACGCGTTATTCCTGGAATACGCGCGCCTCGTCCTCTTAATATGCCCCGAAGTCGAGCGGTAAGCGTAATCGAACGCCTTCTTCCTGAGCTCGTAGGGAAATTCCGGCGTCGACAAAAAAGGCGTATTCCTGCGCTGCGATCCGTCATTGAGGTATTCCTCGGGGCTCCTCAGCAGATATCCGGACTTTTTGACGGACTCGAAAAGCTCCGTGCGCGGATAAGGAAGTATATGATAGAAGCTGGCTATCATGACAGGATACTTGGTTGCCAGGCTGACAGTCTTCTCGAAATCCTTCCACGTCTCACCCGGGGCGCCGATCAGAAAATAGAGTTCGACTATATAACCGAGATCGCAGGCCGTCTTAATGGCCTCTTCCATGGTCTTCACGGTGGAACTCTTCTTAAGGCTCTTGAGTATCCCGTCGTCGCCGGACTCCACGCCGAGCCCTATCATCCTGAACCCGACCTCCTTCATGCGTTTCAGTATCTTATGGTCTATCTTATCGGCCCTGACGCCGTTATCGCACATCAGGTACAGGCCCTTTAATCTACGCCGTTCGATCTCATCGCATACCTGATACACCCTCTCTTGAACCAATGTGAAATTATCGTCCCGAAAACTGAACTCGCGGCGGCCAAGATTATAATGGTATTCGAGCTCATCGGCCACGCTCTTCGCGGAACGCGTAACGAACCTTCTTCCTATGGCAAGCTGAACGGGACAATAGGTGCACTCGAAAGGGCATCCGCGCGAAGAGAAAAGGGATATCAGCGACGAATAATCGGTTTTGTCGAATTTCTCATACTTCGGATACGGCAGGCTGTCCAGATCCTGCAGGAATGGCCTGTCGCCGTTATAGACTATCCTGCTGCCGTCTCTATGTATCAACCCCTTTATCCCGGCGATATCTCCGTCTCCGGCCAGTTCCACAAGAGCGTGCTCGCCCTCTATCACTATGCCGTAATCTATGGCAGGGCAATCTCTCAGCACCTCTTCGCGCATAGTGGAGACATGCGCTCCGCCGGCAACGATCCGTATCTCCGGAAAGAGCGCCTTGACGCGCCCGAGCATGCCGTAATTATATTTATAATTCAGGCTCATCATGCTGAGGCCGAATAG
The genomic region above belongs to Candidatus Omnitrophota bacterium and contains:
- a CDS encoding radical SAM protein; amino-acid sequence: MSIARDMINMVLAPHTLAQKSNYLRYLLSGKKEMLHYDPVTISIVATGRCTLSCDMCPTHSGRVPGDYAHAQQSIKDMDLARFKEIINRFKNAATVHIIGSGEPLLNKDFFKMVDYAALKKMTVKTFSNGTMIRKNIDNILNSALDGITISINGHNSEEFSRMTGMGPETYQEIYDSVRMLVEEKRRRSSSVKVKLSYIIDRHNYKFIPYMVDVSIALGADHSFFCNFLSAPYDGLRAEERSLMADKKVIDEMRAIFASYPAAIRRKLTPPLLVDRNMSENNCETHFSQIRFDGDGNVSSCSMMLLNMSGHGSYKDENVWNNAFFKDMRRAFLSKDNCRIPDPCKVCPDNKGIRIGA
- a CDS encoding radical SAM protein, with translation MRFKNILLAQAKYDSVFSNVLPAGIGYLSEFLTANGIENDVFDLNVAKNTEKGLFDKIRRFKPNLFGLSMMSLNYKYNYGMLGRVKALFPEIRIVAGGAHVSTMREEVLRDCPAIDYGIVIEGEHALVELAGDGDIAGIKGLIHRDGSRIVYNGDRPFLQDLDSLPYPKYEKFDKTDYSSLISLFSSRGCPFECTYCPVQLAIGRRFVTRSAKSVADELEYHYNLGRREFSFRDDNFTLVQERVYQVCDEIERRRLKGLYLMCDNGVRADKIDHKILKRMKEVGFRMIGLGVESGDDGILKSLKKSSTVKTMEEAIKTACDLGYIVELYFLIGAPGETWKDFEKTVSLATKYPVMIASFYHILPYPRTELFESVKKSGYLLRSPEEYLNDGSQRRNTPFLSTPEFPYELRKKAFDYAYRSTSGHIKRTRRAYSRNNAYRKFRDMGLGPRTASALARIYASGIVYEHIVNNKFISNLRKRLKNRMAAEKIRSAV